One Bemisia tabaci chromosome 7, PGI_BMITA_v3 DNA window includes the following coding sequences:
- the LOC109036585 gene encoding KRAB-A domain-containing protein 2, whose product MATANVNFELFLRSFINEDSEKNQLHVIPREQYSDLINEVKAARSARNKTPQQKRRVRRFNVIEIGGIEKLVKATGTDDIVYFVPLEEVYGTIEATHAAIGHGGRDRLKAELGRKYANITRPMIEKFLGMCEVCAGKKTKRKRGLVTKPILHKQLNSRCQVDLVDMQSQEIQGKRFILNYQDHLTKFIQLRALSHKTAEEVAAHLKDIFLTFGAPCILHSDNGREFVNNIIKCMKIHWPELQLVNGKPRHSQSQGSIERANQDVENMLAAWLIDKKTNQWPDALPFIQFMKNRAYHAGIRMSPYEALFGMKPRVGLTTSSLTPDMLANVETEEQLEELLASSQVNEENDEENDENEPVTTSAGNTTQTQPPQLSPVTTSAGNTTQTQPPQLSPVATSAGNTTQTQPPQLSPVATSAGNTTQTQPPQLSPVTTSAGNVCQSCGADLDTTEEKPEGEHEVLCGNCATRKNIRKARSQAAAGLEQQAKKMRLHSDKTHPPAKVGDNVTIPIPDVDKPRACLRNIIGVILDKNEHELYKIGTKDGILPKRYCRSEFDVCATAFISVSEVPAEKKVTVRAAAASVAGGSAQGFERCNCKKGCTSNQCKCRKNGKLCNSKCHSSLSCNNK is encoded by the exons ATGGCTACCGCGAAcgttaattttgaactttttttacgtAGTTTTATAAATGAAGATAGTGAAAAAAACCAATTGCATGTTATTCCCAGAGAACAGTACAGTGAtctgataaatgaagtgaaagccGCGAGAAGTGCTCGGAATAAAACCCCCCAACAGAAGAGACGTGTTAGGCGGTTTAATGTTATTGAAATCGGGGGTATAGAAAAGTTGGTGAAAGCAACGGGAACCGATGACATTGTGTATTTTGTTCCATTGGAGGAAGTATACGGAACAATTGAAGCGACTCATGCTGCTATTGGACACGGAGGTCGAGACCGGTTGAAAGCAGAGCTTG GTCGCAAATATGCTAACATTACGAGACCTATGATCGAAAAGTTTCTAGGGATGTGCGAGGTCTGTGCCGGGAAGAAAACCAAACGAAAAAGAGGACTCGTGACGAAGCCCATCCTGCACAAACAGCTAAACAGTCGCTGCCAGGTCGATCTTGTGGACATGCAGAGTCAAGAAATCCAAGGGAAACGGTTCATCCTCAATTATCAAGACCACTTAACAAAATTTATTCAGCTTCGAGCCCTCTCGCACAAAACAGCTGAGGAAGTAGCTGCGCACTTGAAGGACATCTTCTTAACTTTTGGGGCACCGTGTATCCTTCACAGCGACAACGGTAGGGAATTCGTCAATAATATTATTAAGTGCATGAAAATACATTGGCCGGAGTTGCAACTGGTCAACGGTAAGCCGCGCCACAGTCAAAGTCAGGGATCCATTGAGCGCGCCAACCAGGACGTGGAAAATATGTTGGCGGCGTGGCTAATTGACAAAAAGACGAACCAGTGGCCCGACGCGTTACCTTTCATCCAGTTCATGAAAAATCGTGCTTATCACGCCGGTATCAGAATGAGCCCATACGAAGCATTATTCGGAATGAAGCCAAGAGTTGGTCTCACTACAAGCAGTTTGACGCCGGATATGTTGGCGAATGTTGAGACGGAGGAGCAGCTGGAGGAGTTATTGGCTTCCTCACAGGTCAATGAAGAAAATGACGAAGAAAACGACGAGAATGAACCGGTGACAACTTCCGCCGGAAACACTACCCAGACTCAACCACCTCAACTTAGTCCAGTCACAACTTCCGCCGGAAACACTACCCAGACTCAACCACCTCAACTTAGTCCCGTCGCAACTTCCGCCGGAAACACTACCCAGACTCAACCACCTCAACTTAGTCCCGTCGCAACTTCCGCCGGAAACACTACCCAGACTCAACCACCTCAACTTAGTCCAGTCACAACTTCCGCCGGAAACGTTTGCCAATCGTGCGGTGCTGACTTGGACACAACAGAAGAAAAACCGGAAGGCGAACATGAAGTCTTGTGCGGCAACTGCGCGACGAGGAAGAACATCCGAAAAGCTCGGAGTCAGGCAGCTGCTGGTTTGGAACAGCAAGCTAAGAAGATGCGTCTGCACTCGGACAAAACGCATCCGCCAGCGAAGGTCGGCGACAACGTAACAATACCTATACCAGACGTGGACAAGCCTCGTGCTTGTTTAAGAAACATAATCGGCGTAATTCTCGACAAAAACGAACACGAGTTATACAAAATAGGGACCAAAGACGGCATCCTCCCTAAAAGGTACTGTCGGTCGGAATTCGACGTGTGCGCCACGGCCTTCATATCGGTCAGTGAGGTGCCAGCCGAAAAAAAGGTTACGGTACGTGCGGCCGCAGCCAGTGTTGCTGGGGGTTCTGCGCAGGGGTTCGAAAGGTGCAACTGCAAAAAAGGTTGCACCTCAAACCAGTGTAAGTGCCGCAAAAATGGCAAACTGTGCAACTCCAAATGTCACTCCAGCCTCAGCTGcaacaataaataa